From a single Thioalbus denitrificans genomic region:
- the fmt gene encoding methionyl-tRNA formyltransferase codes for MRIIFAGTPEFAATCLQALLESPHEVCAVYTQPDRPAGRGRKLTASPVKALALEQGLAVRQPPTLRDPDAQRELAAWRADIMVVVAYGLILPQAVLDTPRLGCINVHASLLPRWRGAAPIQRAILAGDAESGVTIMQMEAGLDTGPMLLRVSCPIGAGDTAQTLHDRLANLGARALVEALAGLEAGALAAETQDEALANYAAKLEKSEAEIDWSRSAAELDRQVRAFNPWPVAFTRLGDQNLRIWEAEPRPGPSRAAPGTVVAADRNGIDVATGAGILRLKRLQLPGGRSLPARDFLNAQRGFAPGLRLGAEATPAG; via the coding sequence TTGCGCATCATCTTCGCCGGCACGCCCGAGTTCGCGGCCACCTGCCTCCAGGCCCTGCTGGAATCACCGCACGAGGTCTGCGCCGTCTACACCCAGCCCGATCGTCCCGCGGGTCGAGGACGCAAGCTGACCGCCAGCCCGGTCAAGGCCCTGGCCCTGGAGCAGGGCCTGGCCGTCCGCCAGCCGCCCACGCTGCGCGATCCCGACGCTCAGCGGGAGCTGGCGGCGTGGCGGGCGGATATCATGGTGGTGGTCGCCTATGGCCTGATCCTGCCCCAGGCGGTGCTCGACACCCCGCGGCTGGGCTGTATCAACGTCCATGCCTCCCTGCTGCCGCGCTGGCGCGGCGCGGCCCCGATCCAGCGCGCCATCCTGGCCGGCGACGCCGAGAGCGGCGTCACCATCATGCAGATGGAGGCCGGCCTCGATACCGGCCCGATGCTGCTGCGGGTCAGCTGCCCCATCGGCGCCGGGGACACCGCCCAGACCCTGCACGACCGGCTCGCCAACCTGGGGGCACGGGCCCTGGTGGAGGCCCTTGCCGGACTCGAGGCCGGCGCCCTCGCCGCCGAGACCCAGGACGAGGCCCTGGCCAACTATGCCGCCAAGCTGGAAAAGTCCGAGGCGGAGATCGACTGGAGCCGCAGCGCCGCCGAGCTGGACCGGCAGGTCCGCGCCTTCAATCCCTGGCCGGTGGCCTTCACCCGGCTCGGGGATCAAAACCTCAGGATCTGGGAGGCCGAGCCGCGCCCGGGACCGTCCCGGGCGGCGCCGGGGACGGTGGTGGCGGCCGATCGCAACGGCATCGACGTGGCCACCGGCGCGGGCATCCTGCGGCTGAAGCGGCTGCAGCTGCCCGGCGGGCGGTCCCTGCCGGCCCGGGACTTCCTCAACGCCCAGCGCGGTTTCGCCCCCGGCCTGCGTCTCGGCGCCGAAGCCACGCCCGCCGGGTGA
- a CDS encoding sigma-54 interaction domain-containing protein — translation MNSIASPSLPLPGLEAVLDSFPEPMVLLDRDYRVVAANETYLRDYQDDVPVAGRCCYEVSHHYDRPCDQVGEDCPLSESLRSGQMHRVLHVHHTPRGHEHIEVETLPIRGGSGEVEFFLELHRRVRGFAAEPGSPGLVGRSQAFNRMLELIQRVASSETAVLLQGESGTGKELAAKAVHLASPRSQGPFVPVECSGLTESLFESELFGHVRGAFTGAHSQKVGLVESARGGTLFLDEVGDVPLGLQVKLLRLLETRTYRRVGDVETQNADFRLICATHRGLKAMVGEGSFRRDLFYRISTFPIHLPALRERHEDLPLLVHTLLRRIAPARRLRLDPAAMNCLLRYAFPGNIRELRNILERATLLSDGEVIRPEHLPEVCDGGETAEVLPPRFRQILPLEDLEQAYLRWASARFPGSKKELAEQLGLSERTLYRKLAEADGSAGAVAGDSPP, via the coding sequence ATGAATAGCATTGCCTCTCCCTCGCTCCCCCTCCCCGGCCTGGAGGCCGTCCTCGACTCCTTTCCGGAACCGATGGTGCTGCTCGATCGCGACTATCGGGTGGTGGCGGCGAATGAGACCTATCTGCGGGACTACCAGGATGACGTGCCCGTGGCGGGGCGTTGCTGTTACGAGGTGTCGCACCACTATGACCGCCCCTGCGACCAGGTGGGCGAGGATTGTCCGCTGAGCGAGAGTCTGCGCAGCGGGCAGATGCACCGGGTGCTGCACGTACACCACACCCCGCGCGGCCATGAGCATATCGAGGTGGAGACCCTGCCCATCCGCGGCGGGAGCGGTGAGGTGGAGTTCTTCCTCGAGCTGCACCGGCGGGTGCGGGGGTTCGCCGCCGAGCCCGGCAGTCCCGGGCTCGTGGGGCGCTCGCAGGCCTTCAACCGCATGCTGGAGCTGATCCAGCGGGTCGCGTCCAGCGAGACGGCGGTGCTGCTGCAGGGGGAGTCGGGGACGGGCAAGGAGCTGGCGGCCAAGGCGGTGCACCTGGCCAGCCCGCGCTCCCAGGGCCCCTTCGTGCCGGTGGAGTGTTCCGGCCTGACCGAGTCGCTGTTCGAGAGCGAGTTGTTCGGCCATGTGCGGGGGGCGTTCACCGGCGCCCACAGCCAGAAAGTGGGCCTGGTGGAGTCGGCCCGCGGGGGGACGCTGTTCCTGGACGAGGTGGGGGATGTGCCGCTGGGGCTGCAGGTGAAGCTGTTGCGCCTGCTGGAGACGCGCACCTACCGGCGGGTGGGCGACGTGGAGACCCAGAATGCCGATTTCCGCCTCATCTGCGCCACCCACCGCGGCCTGAAGGCCATGGTGGGCGAGGGGTCCTTCCGCCGCGATCTCTTCTATCGCATCAGCACCTTCCCGATTCACCTCCCCGCCCTGCGGGAGCGGCACGAGGATCTGCCGCTGCTGGTGCATACCCTGCTGCGGCGCATCGCGCCGGCCCGGCGCCTGCGGCTCGATCCGGCCGCCATGAACTGCCTGTTGCGCTACGCCTTCCCGGGCAATATCCGGGAGCTGCGCAACATCCTCGAGCGCGCCACCCTGCTGTCCGACGGGGAGGTGATCCGACCGGAACACCTGCCTGAAGTCTGCGATGGGGGGGAGACGGCGGAGGTCCTGCCGCCCCGGTTCCGCCAGATCCTGCCCCTGGAGGACCTGGAGCAGGCCTACCTGCGCTGGGCTTCGGCACGCTTCCCCGGGAGCAAGAAGGAGCTGGCCGAGCAGCTGGGCCTGAGCGAGCGCACCCTCTATCGCAAGCTCGCCGAGGCCGATGGCAGCGCAGGAGCGGTGGCGGGGGATTCCCCGCCGTGA
- the def gene encoding peptide deformylase, with protein MSILHILHYPDPQLRLEAKPVERVDDSIRRIVDDMLETMYDAPGIGLAANQVNIQKRILVVDISEEKNQPLCLINPEILAAEGMEQMEEGCLSVPGIYEPVERAERIRVRALDRDGNPFELDTDGLLAVCIQHEMDHLEGKLFVDYLSPLKRQRIRKKLEKVRRQTL; from the coding sequence ATGTCCATACTTCACATCCTGCACTATCCCGACCCGCAGCTGCGCCTGGAGGCGAAGCCGGTGGAGCGGGTCGACGACTCGATCCGGCGCATCGTCGACGACATGCTCGAAACCATGTACGACGCACCGGGCATCGGGCTGGCCGCCAACCAGGTCAACATCCAGAAACGCATCCTGGTGGTGGACATCTCCGAGGAGAAGAACCAGCCGCTGTGCCTCATCAATCCCGAGATCCTGGCGGCGGAGGGAATGGAGCAGATGGAGGAGGGGTGCCTCTCGGTGCCGGGCATCTACGAGCCGGTGGAGCGGGCGGAGCGGATCCGGGTCCGGGCGCTGGATCGCGACGGCAACCCGTTCGAGCTGGACACCGACGGCCTGCTGGCGGTCTGCATCCAGCACGAGATGGATCACCTGGAGGGCAAGCTGTTCGTGGACTACCTCTCGCCGCTCAAGCGCCAGCGCATCCGCAAGAAGCTCGAGAAGGTCCGCCGCCAGACGCTCTAG
- a CDS encoding LysM peptidoglycan-binding domain-containing protein, which translates to MKRLIGLVLALCVGLAVAATPELRPDHPDRYVVVKGDTLWDISGKFLRYPWFWPEIWQVNPQIANPHLIYPGDVLTLVYVDGKPRLMLQRGGTVKLSPRIRTSPLEDAIPTIPMETIRPFLVGAQVVSQEEIDAAPYIVASVGEHIIAGAGDRVYVRKVEDDAQTRFNVFRPGGPYIDPQTQEVLGYEAIHVGQADLQRTGDPATLMLATTTREAIDGDRLLPIPEEPVRPYFMPRAPEQEVEGQIISVYDGVTQIGQYHTVVINRGIRDGLEPGHVLAVYQAGNVIEDPVTPDPRDTVQLPDERAGVAMVYRTFDRVSLALIMRATQAIHVLDKVRNP; encoded by the coding sequence ATGAAGAGACTGATTGGCTTGGTACTTGCGCTGTGCGTGGGCCTGGCGGTGGCGGCCACCCCGGAGTTGCGGCCCGATCACCCCGACCGCTACGTGGTGGTGAAGGGGGACACCCTGTGGGACATCAGCGGCAAGTTTCTCCGCTACCCGTGGTTCTGGCCCGAAATCTGGCAGGTCAACCCCCAAATCGCCAACCCGCACCTCATCTATCCCGGTGACGTGCTGACCCTGGTGTACGTGGACGGCAAGCCGCGGCTGATGCTGCAGCGGGGCGGAACGGTGAAGCTCTCCCCGCGGATACGCACCTCGCCGCTCGAGGACGCCATTCCCACCATCCCCATGGAGACCATCCGCCCGTTCCTGGTGGGCGCGCAGGTGGTGAGCCAGGAGGAGATCGACGCCGCCCCCTACATCGTGGCCAGCGTCGGCGAGCACATCATCGCCGGGGCCGGGGACCGGGTCTACGTGCGCAAGGTGGAGGACGACGCCCAGACCCGCTTCAACGTCTTCCGGCCGGGCGGCCCCTACATCGATCCGCAGACCCAGGAGGTGCTGGGCTACGAGGCCATCCACGTGGGCCAGGCGGACCTGCAGCGGACCGGCGATCCCGCCACCCTGATGCTGGCCACCACCACCCGCGAGGCGATCGACGGCGATCGGCTGCTGCCGATCCCCGAGGAGCCGGTGCGCCCCTACTTCATGCCGCGGGCGCCGGAGCAGGAGGTGGAAGGCCAGATCATCTCCGTCTACGACGGCGTGACCCAGATCGGCCAGTACCACACGGTGGTGATCAACCGCGGTATCCGCGACGGCCTCGAGCCCGGCCACGTCCTGGCGGTCTACCAGGCGGGCAACGTGATCGAGGACCCGGTGACGCCGGATCCCCGCGACACGGTGCAGCTCCCGGATGAGCGCGCCGGTGTGGCGATGGTCTACCGGACCTTCGACCGGGTGAGCCTGGCGCTGATCATGCGGGCCACCCAGGCCATTCACGTGCTGGACAAGGTGCGCAACCCCTGA
- the dprA gene encoding DNA-processing protein DprA, with protein sequence MTRSPTHEPGLRAWLTLLRAPGVGPAAFRDLLARGVAPEAVSGATAATLSRLGLDAAARAWLQAPDAACIDADLDWVARPGNHALTLADPAYPELLRALPDAPPVLFVHGNPGVLAQPLLALVGSRNPTPGGRDNAAAFARHLAAGGLGIVSGLALGIDAAAHEGALAAEGLTVAVLGHGLDRVYPAAHRDLAHRIAAGGGALVSEFPPGVPPRAEHFPRRNRIISGLSLGVLVVEAAIRSGSLITARTAADQGREVFAIPGSIHNPLARGCHRLIRQGAKLVETAADILEELGSLYLAGLEGRAAADSAPVPETAGADPDYRRLLEALGHDPVSVDVVVDRSGLTPEAVSSMLLLLELQGVVESVPGGLFTRATRA encoded by the coding sequence ATGACCCGTTCACCTACCCATGAGCCCGGCCTGCGCGCCTGGCTCACACTGCTGCGGGCCCCCGGTGTGGGGCCCGCGGCGTTCCGCGATCTCCTCGCCCGGGGCGTGGCGCCGGAGGCGGTTTCCGGCGCCACGGCCGCGACCCTGAGCCGGCTGGGCCTCGACGCGGCGGCCCGGGCCTGGCTGCAGGCGCCCGACGCGGCGTGCATCGATGCCGATCTGGACTGGGTCGCCCGCCCGGGCAACCATGCCCTGACCCTCGCCGATCCCGCCTATCCGGAGCTGCTGCGCGCGCTTCCCGATGCGCCGCCGGTGCTCTTCGTGCATGGCAATCCGGGTGTGCTGGCCCAGCCCCTGCTGGCGCTGGTGGGCAGCCGCAATCCCACTCCCGGGGGGCGGGACAACGCCGCCGCCTTCGCCCGCCACCTCGCCGCCGGGGGACTGGGCATCGTCAGTGGCCTGGCGCTGGGTATCGACGCCGCGGCCCATGAGGGCGCCCTGGCGGCGGAAGGCTTGACGGTGGCGGTGCTGGGGCACGGGCTGGACCGGGTCTATCCCGCCGCGCACCGGGACCTGGCCCACCGCATCGCCGCCGGCGGTGGTGCGCTGGTGTCCGAATTCCCGCCGGGCGTGCCGCCCCGGGCCGAGCACTTCCCCCGCCGCAACCGCATCATCAGCGGCCTCAGCCTCGGGGTGCTGGTGGTGGAGGCGGCCATTCGCAGCGGTTCGCTCATCACCGCCCGGACGGCCGCGGATCAGGGCCGGGAGGTGTTCGCCATCCCGGGCTCCATCCATAACCCCCTCGCCCGCGGCTGTCACCGCCTCATCCGCCAGGGGGCGAAACTGGTGGAGACCGCGGCGGACATCCTCGAGGAACTGGGGTCCCTCTACCTGGCCGGTCTCGAGGGCCGCGCCGCCGCGGATTCGGCGCCCGTGCCGGAGACGGCCGGCGCCGATCCCGACTACCGGCGCCTGCTCGAGGCGCTCGGCCACGACCCGGTTTCGGTGGACGTGGTGGTGGACCGCAGCGGATTGACCCCGGAAGCGGTTTCCTCCATGCTGTTGCTCCTAGAACTGCAGGGTGTCGTAGAGTCCGTACCCGGCGGGTTGTTTACCCGGGCAACGAGGGCCTGA
- a CDS encoding DUF494 family protein — protein sequence MKENVLDVLMYLFENFMNSESGPEADQDSLRQELEDAGFHRSEIHKAFSWLEGLAEQQSEQPQGVACGTAALRVFTDQEVKKLDLECRGFLLFLEQVGVLDGCMRELVIDRVMALDSDEIDIDQFKWIVLMVLFNQPGQEAAVAWMEDLMFEGPGGSLH from the coding sequence ATGAAAGAGAATGTACTGGACGTCCTGATGTACCTGTTCGAGAACTTCATGAACAGCGAATCGGGGCCGGAAGCGGACCAGGATTCCCTCAGGCAGGAACTCGAGGACGCCGGCTTCCACCGCAGCGAGATCCACAAGGCCTTCTCCTGGCTGGAGGGGCTGGCCGAGCAGCAGTCCGAGCAGCCCCAGGGCGTCGCCTGCGGCACTGCCGCGCTGCGGGTGTTCACCGACCAGGAGGTCAAGAAGCTCGACCTGGAGTGCCGGGGCTTCCTGCTGTTCCTGGAGCAGGTGGGAGTCCTGGACGGCTGCATGCGCGAGTTGGTGATCGACCGGGTCATGGCGCTGGACAGCGACGAGATCGACATCGACCAGTTCAAGTGGATCGTGCTCATGGTCCTGTTCAACCAGCCCGGCCAGGAAGCGGCGGTCGCCTGGATGGAGGATTTGATGTTCGAGGGACCGGGCGGCAGCCTCCATTGA
- the topA gene encoding type I DNA topoisomerase yields MSKNLVIVESPAKAKTIEKFLGGDFVVRSSYGHVRDLPRKGLSIDVDNGFEPTYEISADKQSTIQELRREVKTAVTVWLATDEDREGEAIAWHLAEALGLDVDETRRIVFHEITKPAILDAIARPRNIDRDLVDAQQARRILDRLVGYELSFVLWKKISKDLSAGRVQSVAVRLVVEREREIDTFSASSTFKVSADFDLGEGVTLSAKLGRDFPTEAEARAFLGQLQGAEFRVEGLEVKPATRSPRPPFTTSTLQQEASQKLGFSVRQTMVIAQRLYESGRITYMRTDSVNLSDLALGQAREVISGRFGQPYAHTRRFKTRSASAQEAHEAIRPTDLAVDNIGGDRNEQRLYQLIWRRTLASQMADARIERTTASIAISTVEDRLVAKGEVLTFEGFLKVYQDNGDEEKMLPPLTVGQALSPAEIRARESFTRPPARYTEATLVRKLEEMGIGRPSTYAPTISTIQDRGYVSKEDREGEERQVRILVLREPGVVNEDKTEVTGAEKGKLFPSDMAGVVTDFLVKHFSEVIDYNFTANVEAEFDEIAAGKKRWRDMLAEFYGPFHADIERAEDLTREEASQTRQLGTDPESGKPVSVRIGRFGPYVQIGTREDEDKPRFAGLRPGQRMDTITLEEAMQLFQLPRFLGETPEGEEVTANIGRFGPYVKFDNKYVSIRGDDPHSITLERALELIQAKKEADANREIKVFEGSSVQVLNGRYGPYITDGKKNARVPKDREPASLTLEECQQLLAEAPERRGRGRMKKGAAAGTAKKKAAVKKKSAPKKKAAVKKKAAPKKKAAVKKSAVKNKSVPKQKASG; encoded by the coding sequence GTGAGCAAGAACCTGGTTATCGTGGAGTCGCCGGCCAAGGCGAAGACCATCGAGAAGTTCCTCGGCGGGGATTTCGTCGTGCGATCCTCCTATGGTCACGTGCGCGATCTGCCGCGCAAGGGCCTGTCCATCGACGTGGACAACGGTTTCGAGCCGACCTACGAGATCAGCGCGGACAAGCAGTCCACCATCCAGGAGTTGCGCCGCGAAGTGAAGACGGCGGTCACCGTCTGGCTCGCAACCGATGAGGACCGCGAGGGGGAGGCCATCGCCTGGCACCTGGCCGAGGCGCTCGGCCTGGACGTGGACGAGACCCGCCGTATCGTGTTCCACGAAATCACCAAGCCGGCGATCCTGGACGCCATCGCCAGGCCCCGGAACATCGATCGCGACCTGGTGGACGCCCAGCAGGCCCGCCGCATCCTCGACCGGCTGGTGGGCTACGAGCTCTCCTTCGTGCTGTGGAAGAAGATCAGCAAGGACCTCTCCGCCGGCCGCGTGCAGTCGGTGGCGGTGCGCCTGGTGGTGGAGCGGGAGCGGGAGATCGATACCTTCAGCGCCAGCTCCACGTTCAAGGTCAGTGCCGACTTCGACCTGGGCGAGGGTGTCACGCTGAGTGCGAAGCTGGGGCGGGACTTCCCCACCGAGGCCGAGGCGCGGGCCTTTCTCGGGCAGCTGCAGGGGGCGGAGTTCCGGGTCGAGGGACTGGAGGTCAAGCCGGCCACCCGTTCGCCGCGGCCGCCCTTCACCACCTCCACCCTGCAGCAGGAGGCCTCGCAGAAGCTCGGCTTCTCGGTGCGCCAGACCATGGTGATCGCCCAGCGCCTCTACGAGTCGGGACGGATTACCTACATGCGTACCGACTCGGTCAATCTCTCCGACCTGGCCCTGGGCCAGGCCCGGGAGGTGATCAGCGGCCGCTTCGGCCAGCCGTATGCCCACACCCGGCGCTTCAAGACCCGCTCGGCCAGCGCCCAGGAGGCCCACGAGGCCATCCGGCCGACGGACCTGGCCGTGGACAACATCGGCGGCGATCGCAACGAACAGCGCCTCTACCAGCTCATCTGGCGCCGGACGCTCGCCTCGCAGATGGCCGATGCGCGCATCGAGCGCACCACGGCCAGCATCGCCATCTCCACGGTGGAGGACCGGCTGGTGGCCAAGGGCGAGGTCCTCACCTTCGAAGGCTTCCTCAAGGTCTACCAGGACAATGGCGACGAGGAGAAGATGCTGCCCCCCCTCACCGTGGGGCAGGCGCTGAGCCCGGCCGAGATCCGGGCCCGCGAGAGCTTCACCCGCCCACCGGCCCGCTACACCGAGGCCACGCTGGTGCGCAAGCTCGAGGAGATGGGCATCGGCCGCCCCTCCACCTACGCGCCCACCATCTCCACCATCCAGGACCGCGGCTACGTCAGCAAGGAGGACCGCGAGGGCGAGGAGCGCCAGGTGCGGATCCTGGTGTTGCGCGAGCCGGGGGTGGTGAACGAGGACAAGACCGAGGTCACCGGCGCCGAGAAGGGCAAGCTGTTCCCCTCCGACATGGCCGGGGTGGTCACCGACTTCCTGGTGAAGCACTTCAGCGAGGTCATCGACTACAATTTCACCGCCAACGTGGAGGCGGAGTTCGACGAGATCGCCGCCGGCAAGAAGCGCTGGCGCGACATGCTCGCGGAGTTCTACGGACCGTTCCATGCCGATATCGAGCGCGCCGAGGACCTCACCCGCGAGGAGGCCTCCCAGACGCGCCAGCTCGGAACCGATCCCGAGTCGGGCAAGCCGGTGAGCGTGCGTATCGGTCGCTTCGGCCCCTATGTCCAGATCGGCACCCGCGAGGACGAGGACAAGCCGCGTTTCGCCGGTCTGCGCCCCGGGCAGCGCATGGACACCATCACCCTCGAGGAGGCCATGCAGCTGTTCCAGCTGCCCCGCTTCCTGGGCGAAACGCCCGAGGGCGAGGAGGTCACCGCCAATATCGGCCGCTTCGGCCCCTATGTGAAGTTCGACAACAAGTATGTCTCCATCCGCGGCGATGATCCCCACAGCATCACCCTCGAGCGGGCGCTGGAGCTGATCCAGGCCAAGAAGGAGGCGGACGCCAACCGCGAAATCAAGGTCTTCGAAGGCTCGTCGGTGCAGGTGCTCAACGGCCGTTACGGTCCCTACATCACCGATGGCAAGAAGAATGCGCGGGTGCCCAAGGACCGCGAGCCCGCGAGCCTGACCCTGGAGGAGTGCCAGCAGCTGCTGGCCGAGGCGCCGGAGCGGCGCGGACGCGGCCGGATGAAGAAGGGTGCGGCGGCCGGAACCGCGAAGAAGAAGGCCGCGGTCAAGAAGAAATCGGCGCCCAAGAAGAAGGCGGCAGTCAAGAAGAAGGCGGCGCCCAAGAAGAAGGCGGCAGTCAAGAAGAGCGCAGTCAAGAACAAGAGCGTACCGAAGCAGAAGGCATCCGGTTGA
- the purE gene encoding 5-(carboxyamino)imidazole ribonucleotide mutase: MSEPFVAVLMGSDSDLPVVQATLDVLAKLEVPCEVKVTSAHRTPETTRSYLADAEARGCQVFVCAAGLAAHLAGTVAAHTLRPVIGIPIDAGPLNGLDALLSTVQMPGGIPVASVAIGKAGAKNAGYLAAQMLALADADLARRLREEREASAEAVRQADARLQERLPG, encoded by the coding sequence ATGAGCGAGCCGTTTGTAGCCGTGTTGATGGGATCCGACTCCGATCTGCCGGTCGTCCAGGCGACCCTGGATGTGCTGGCCAAGCTCGAAGTGCCCTGCGAGGTCAAGGTGACCTCCGCCCACCGTACCCCCGAGACGACCCGCAGCTACCTCGCCGACGCCGAGGCCCGGGGCTGCCAGGTATTCGTCTGCGCCGCCGGTTTGGCGGCCCACCTGGCCGGAACCGTGGCCGCCCATACCCTGCGACCGGTGATCGGGATTCCCATCGACGCCGGCCCCCTGAACGGACTCGACGCCCTGCTCTCCACCGTGCAGATGCCGGGCGGCATACCCGTCGCCTCGGTGGCCATCGGCAAGGCCGGGGCGAAGAATGCCGGCTACCTGGCGGCCCAGATGCTGGCGCTGGCCGATGCCGACCTGGCCCGCCGCCTGCGCGAGGAGCGCGAAGCCTCGGCCGAGGCGGTACGCCAGGCGGACGCCAGGCTGCAGGAGCGGCTGCCGGGCTGA
- a CDS encoding FAD-binding oxidoreductase yields MGNDALPPDERHASALAAWREVLGTARVLGPDQARARYPQDTSGTRRALAGALLPGTVPEVQEAVRLAQRHAVPLYPISTGNNWGYGGAHPVRDGCMVLDLSGLRAIRRLDPELATVTVEPGVTQAQLRAHLDRHRLPFMVPATGAGPRCSLLGNALERGYGLTPYADHFGAVTSLEAVLADGSLYRPALAEMGAPDVDEVFKWGIGPYLDGLFTQGAFGVVTAGTIALAHRPERVESFFFELREESHLPAAVAAVRAILTDLEGVSGSINLMNRRRVVSMVEPFPAAEVPPRQAVPEEVVARLARRQRLPAWLGVGALYGTAAVVRAARARVRRHLRGVPTRALFLNRGRLGPLRGLSRLIPGALGEGARARLESLALGLEILEGIPNEVALPLACWRAGRGGEPGARDPARDGCGVLWYSPLVPMRPETVADYAGMVTRVALEHGIDPLITLTSLSARCFDSTVPLLFDRADALHGDQARRCFAALFQAGRDRGLLPYRLGVEEMDRFARLAPGAGALAARLRAVLDPGDILSPGRYTAQEAERAGGKGT; encoded by the coding sequence ATGGGCAACGACGCACTCCCCCCCGACGAACGCCACGCGAGCGCCCTCGCGGCCTGGCGCGAGGTGCTGGGCACCGCGCGGGTGCTCGGCCCGGACCAGGCCCGGGCCCGCTACCCGCAGGACACCAGCGGCACCCGGCGCGCCCTGGCGGGCGCCCTCCTGCCAGGCACCGTGCCCGAGGTCCAGGAGGCGGTGCGGCTGGCGCAGCGCCACGCCGTCCCGCTCTATCCCATCAGCACCGGCAACAACTGGGGCTACGGCGGCGCCCATCCCGTGCGCGATGGGTGCATGGTGCTCGATCTCTCCGGGCTCAGGGCCATCCGCCGGCTCGATCCCGAGCTCGCCACGGTGACCGTCGAGCCGGGGGTGACCCAGGCGCAGCTGCGCGCGCACCTGGATCGTCACCGGCTGCCGTTCATGGTCCCGGCCACCGGCGCCGGGCCCCGCTGCAGCCTGCTCGGCAACGCCCTGGAGCGTGGCTACGGCCTCACGCCCTACGCCGATCACTTCGGCGCCGTCACCTCCCTGGAGGCGGTGCTGGCCGACGGCAGCCTCTACCGGCCGGCGCTGGCGGAAATGGGTGCACCGGACGTGGACGAGGTCTTCAAGTGGGGCATCGGTCCCTACCTGGACGGCCTGTTCACCCAGGGCGCCTTCGGCGTGGTCACCGCCGGCACCATCGCCCTGGCGCACCGTCCCGAGCGGGTGGAGAGCTTCTTCTTCGAGCTCCGCGAGGAGTCCCACCTGCCGGCGGCGGTGGCCGCGGTGCGGGCCATTCTCACCGACCTGGAGGGGGTGTCGGGCTCCATCAACCTGATGAACCGGCGCCGGGTGGTGTCCATGGTGGAACCGTTTCCCGCCGCCGAGGTTCCGCCCCGGCAGGCGGTGCCGGAGGAGGTCGTGGCGCGGCTGGCGCGGCGCCAGCGGCTCCCGGCCTGGCTCGGCGTCGGCGCCCTGTACGGCACCGCGGCGGTGGTGCGCGCAGCCCGGGCCCGGGTCCGCCGGCACCTGCGCGGCGTGCCGACCCGGGCGCTGTTCCTCAACCGGGGCCGGCTGGGCCCACTGCGCGGCCTGTCCCGCCTGATACCGGGCGCGCTGGGGGAAGGGGCGCGGGCGCGCCTGGAAAGCCTGGCGCTGGGGCTGGAGATCCTCGAGGGCATCCCCAACGAGGTGGCCCTGCCGCTGGCCTGCTGGCGCGCGGGCCGAGGGGGGGAGCCGGGGGCGCGGGATCCGGCCCGGGACGGCTGCGGGGTGCTCTGGTACTCGCCGCTGGTGCCCATGCGCCCGGAGACGGTGGCGGATTACGCCGGGATGGTCACCCGCGTCGCGCTGGAGCACGGGATCGACCCGCTGATCACCCTGACCAGCCTGTCGGCGCGCTGCTTCGACAGCACGGTGCCGCTGCTGTTCGACCGGGCCGATGCGCTGCACGGGGACCAGGCCCGGCGCTGCTTCGCCGCCCTGTTCCAGGCCGGCCGCGACCGGGGGCTGCTGCCCTACCGGCTGGGCGTGGAGGAGATGGATCGCTTTGCCCGGCTGGCGCCTGGGGCCGGCGCGCTCGCCGCGCGCCTGCGCGCGGTCCTGGACCCCGGCGACATCCTCTCGCCCGGGCGCTATACCGCGCAGGAAGCGGAGCGTGCCGGCGGGAAGGGGACCTGA